The Sphingomonas sp. KR3-1 genome contains a region encoding:
- a CDS encoding arylsulfotransferase family protein encodes MRQDQGFQEKQEGGGSSVPSAPAPRAGFDRLLSRPVPLWSLVLSLLLVPVAAIGTGAIVDGWEKSGAVGRAAIALARVPDTITHMFKGPAPYYGGKAEKLPGGFTLEASFTDPGYALISPFDPKRGRSVVRLMRLSDGATLHETVPDIAASNAASRFRSALTDIRRDKSAALNRLMHPLLLADGSLVLHDSSPLARYDACGKLLWSIDGIFSHSTEQGPDGSLWVPYRYPVPREPGVKADFWDDAVAQVSPAGQLIKLDRVAEILERNGLARLWRGRPYLQDPFHLNDIQPAMADGKFWQKGDLFLSLRNLSLIALYRPSTGKILWWKSGPWRFQHDVNILDDHRISVFDNNTLMGYPNERVNGHNRLLVYDLATGAASSPWEQGLALNKIATRAQGRGTPLPNGDAMIEETEQGRLVRMAPDGALRWRYISADSAERRMALSWARYLDPATDGPAIQATVNAKCS; translated from the coding sequence ATGCGGCAGGATCAGGGGTTTCAGGAGAAGCAGGAAGGCGGGGGCAGTTCGGTGCCGTCCGCACCGGCGCCGCGCGCCGGGTTCGATCGCCTGCTCTCGCGCCCCGTGCCGCTGTGGAGCCTCGTCCTTTCGCTGCTGCTCGTCCCCGTCGCCGCTATCGGCACCGGCGCGATCGTCGATGGCTGGGAGAAGTCCGGCGCGGTCGGCCGCGCCGCGATCGCGCTGGCCCGCGTGCCGGACACGATCACCCACATGTTCAAGGGCCCGGCGCCCTATTATGGTGGCAAGGCCGAGAAGCTGCCCGGCGGCTTTACCCTCGAGGCGAGCTTCACCGACCCCGGCTACGCGCTGATCTCGCCCTTCGATCCCAAGCGTGGACGATCGGTGGTGCGGCTGATGCGGCTCTCCGACGGCGCGACGCTGCACGAGACGGTGCCCGATATCGCGGCGTCCAACGCCGCCTCGCGCTTCCGCTCGGCGCTCACCGACATCCGGCGCGACAAGAGCGCGGCGCTCAACCGGCTGATGCACCCGCTGCTGCTCGCCGACGGCAGCCTGGTGCTGCACGACAGCTCGCCGCTTGCCCGCTATGACGCGTGCGGCAAGCTGCTGTGGAGTATCGACGGCATTTTCAGCCACTCGACCGAGCAGGGGCCGGACGGCAGCCTGTGGGTGCCGTATCGCTATCCGGTGCCGCGCGAGCCCGGCGTGAAGGCCGATTTCTGGGATGACGCCGTCGCCCAGGTCTCGCCCGCGGGGCAGCTGATCAAGCTCGACCGGGTCGCCGAGATCCTCGAGCGCAACGGCCTCGCCCGGCTGTGGCGCGGGCGGCCCTATCTCCAGGATCCCTTCCACCTGAACGACATTCAGCCGGCGATGGCGGACGGCAAGTTCTGGCAGAAGGGCGATCTGTTCCTCAGCCTGCGCAACCTCTCGCTGATCGCGCTCTATCGGCCGTCCACCGGCAAGATCCTGTGGTGGAAGAGCGGCCCCTGGCGCTTCCAGCACGATGTGAACATCCTCGACGATCACCGCATCTCGGTGTTCGATAACAACACGCTGATGGGCTATCCGAACGAGCGGGTGAACGGCCACAACCGGCTGCTCGTCTATGATCTCGCCACCGGCGCCGCCAGCTCGCCCTGGGAGCAGGGACTCGCGCTCAACAAGATCGCCACCCGCGCCCAGGGCCGCGGCACGCCGCTGCCGAACGGCGATGCGATGATCGAGGAGACCGAACAGGGCCGCCTCGTCCGCATGGCGCCCGACGGGGCGCTGCGCTGGCGCTACATCTCCGCCGATTCCGCCGAGCGGCGCATGGCCCTTTCCTGGGCGCGCTATCTCGATCCCGCCACCGATGGCCCGGCCATTCAAGCTACGGTGAACGCAAAATGCTCGTGA
- a CDS encoding HAMP domain-containing sensor histidine kinase — protein sequence MFLRVFALMVVCVAVTQLMNFGLLIAVQTPTAKLYTVGQAIDALQGKPSDDDFSVSKAAHVDEPHWTPRGERTEVAMAKALGVPVERVLISFPTPMLTREKIYDRASVPRPVAPPSIQAARDVIITGDFTASFRTADGQWETVTTSSIFEPWRWFVLWWLILSAAAVAPFAWALAHRLAKPIGTFAEAAERLGRDPRAAPIAIGGPPEIAEAAAAFNRMQARLNRYVDDRATVVGAVAHDLRTPLMRLGLRLEAAPDALRQACEGDIRDMEAMISATLSYLRDTSKQGARKPLDLRSLAETVTDDLGDRGEPVTLAPGEPVVIEGNSPALKAMLNNLILNALKYAGSADVSLVEAEGQAMIEVRDDGPGIAPEDIDRVFEPFFRGERSRNRDTGGIGLGLASARAVARAHGGDVTIRNRDGGGISALVTLPV from the coding sequence TTGTTCCTGCGCGTGTTCGCGCTGATGGTCGTCTGCGTCGCAGTGACGCAGCTGATGAACTTCGGCCTGCTGATCGCGGTGCAGACGCCCACCGCCAAGCTCTACACCGTCGGCCAGGCGATCGATGCGCTGCAGGGCAAGCCGAGCGACGACGACTTCTCGGTCTCCAAGGCCGCGCATGTCGACGAGCCGCACTGGACGCCGCGCGGCGAGCGTACCGAAGTCGCGATGGCCAAGGCGCTGGGCGTGCCGGTCGAGCGCGTGCTGATCAGCTTCCCCACGCCGATGCTGACGCGCGAGAAGATCTATGATCGCGCCAGCGTGCCCCGCCCGGTGGCGCCGCCCAGCATACAGGCCGCGCGCGACGTGATCATCACCGGCGATTTCACCGCGTCGTTCCGCACCGCGGACGGGCAGTGGGAGACCGTCACCACCAGCAGTATCTTCGAGCCGTGGCGCTGGTTCGTGCTGTGGTGGCTGATCCTCTCGGCAGCCGCAGTCGCGCCCTTCGCCTGGGCTTTGGCGCACCGGCTCGCCAAGCCGATCGGCACCTTCGCCGAAGCGGCCGAGCGGCTGGGCCGCGACCCGCGCGCCGCGCCGATCGCGATCGGCGGGCCGCCCGAGATCGCCGAGGCCGCGGCCGCGTTCAACCGGATGCAGGCGCGCCTCAATCGCTATGTCGACGACCGCGCCACGGTGGTCGGCGCGGTCGCGCATGACCTGCGCACCCCGCTGATGCGGCTGGGCCTGCGGCTTGAGGCGGCGCCGGACGCGCTGCGCCAGGCCTGCGAGGGCGATATCCGCGACATGGAGGCGATGATCTCCGCGACGCTTTCCTATCTGCGCGACACCAGCAAGCAGGGAGCGCGCAAGCCGCTCGACCTGCGCTCGCTTGCCGAGACGGTGACCGACGATCTCGGTGACCGCGGCGAGCCGGTGACGCTCGCGCCCGGCGAGCCCGTGGTGATCGAGGGCAATTCGCCGGCGCTCAAGGCGATGCTCAACAATCTGATCCTCAACGCGCTCAAATATGCCGGCAGCGCCGATGTCTCGTTGGTCGAAGCCGAGGGGCAGGCGATGATCGAAGTGCGCGACGACGGCCCCGGCATCGCCCCCGAGGACATCGACCGCGTGTTCGAGCCCTTCTTCCGCGGCGAGCGCTCGCGCAACCGCGATACCGGCGGCATTGGCCTCGGTCTCGCCAGCGCCCGCGCCGTTGCCCGTGCGCATGGCGGCGACGTGACGATCCGCAACCGCGACGGCGGCGGCATCTCGGCGCTGGTCACGCTGCCGGTCTAG
- a CDS encoding response regulator, with the protein MLATTTQQDDSATLLVVDDDRDIRMLLANSLGSRGYRVETASSTRDMDQILARTPVDLVIMDIMMPGEDGLSACRRIARTDGPEVIFLSALGEEQDRILGLEVGAGHYLPKPCSPREILATVRAALRKRGAVATAESGDVYTFEGWRIDLGSHELFDPSGVLVGLTDGEFAVLRVFIERPRRVLSREALLAAARGPDSDAYDRAIDVQVSRLRRKLRSGGDEIIRTVRNEGYLFVPKVVRA; encoded by the coding sequence ATGCTAGCTACCACGACTCAACAGGACGATTCCGCGACCCTTCTGGTCGTGGATGACGATCGCGACATCCGCATGCTGCTGGCGAACAGCCTTGGCTCGCGCGGCTACCGCGTCGAAACCGCGTCCTCGACGCGCGACATGGACCAGATCCTGGCGCGGACTCCTGTCGATCTCGTCATCATGGATATCATGATGCCGGGCGAGGACGGGCTTTCCGCCTGCCGCCGCATCGCCCGCACCGACGGGCCCGAGGTCATCTTCCTAAGCGCGCTCGGCGAGGAGCAGGACCGGATCCTCGGCCTCGAGGTCGGCGCCGGCCACTACCTCCCCAAGCCGTGCAGCCCGCGCGAGATCCTCGCCACGGTGCGCGCGGCGCTGCGCAAGCGCGGCGCGGTCGCCACTGCCGAGAGCGGCGACGTCTACACCTTCGAGGGCTGGCGCATCGATCTGGGCAGCCACGAGCTGTTCGATCCGAGCGGCGTGCTCGTCGGCCTCACCGATGGCGAGTTCGCGGTGCTCCGTGTGTTCATCGAGCGTCCGCGCCGCGTGCTCAGCCGCGAGGCGCTGCTCGCCGCGGCGCGCGGGCCGGATTCGGACGCCTATGACCGCGCGATCGACGTCCAGGTCAGCCGACTGCGCCGCAAGCTGCGCTCGGGCGGGGACGAGATCATCCGCACCGTGCGCAACGAAGGCTATCTCTTCGTCCCCAAGGTGGTGCGCGCGTGA
- a CDS encoding OsmC family protein, translated as MTHAIATIGRDAPFATRIDFGTRGLVADEPAERGGGDAGPAPYELLLASLGACTAITLRMYAEHKQWQVEHIEVSLFLHGQGETLSIERVLKIAGTSPEQNARLAEIAEKTPVTLTLKRGVPIETRLG; from the coding sequence ATGACTCATGCCATCGCCACGATCGGGCGCGACGCGCCCTTCGCCACCAGGATCGACTTCGGCACCCGCGGGCTCGTCGCCGACGAGCCCGCCGAGCGCGGCGGCGGCGATGCCGGGCCGGCGCCCTATGAGCTGCTGCTCGCCTCGCTCGGCGCGTGCACCGCGATCACGCTGCGCATGTATGCCGAGCACAAGCAGTGGCAGGTCGAGCATATCGAAGTGTCGCTGTTCCTCCACGGCCAGGGCGAGACGCTGTCGATCGAGCGGGTGCTCAAGATCGCCGGCACCAGCCCCGAGCAGAATGCCCGCCTCGCCGAAATCGCCGAGAAGACGCCGGTGACGCTCACCCTGAAACGCGGGGTTCCGATCGAGACTCGCCTCGGGTGA
- a CDS encoding TolC family protein: protein MRIFLATASALALAACAAGPNYVAPTPPQTAAGNFVAANPAVTTDPVQGDWWRLYKDPVLDQLVTDALAANTDIRVAVARIEKARAALRGARADQLPQASLGAGANYGRLPESQRAPGAPREDWQVDAGLSVSYEADLFGRLSRGTAAARGDVGAAEADADAVRVIVAAETARAYADASSAAERLGVAEHIVQLLDQSITLTERRRGVGLATRLDTARIGALRNQRQAQVPALKAERDAALFRLATLTGRTPADLPSVAGARSTTLRLSDPIPVGDGAALLARRPDIRAAERRLAASTARIGVATADLYPRITFGASAGSTGTDFGDVFGAGPLRWLAGGLLNWAINPGPARARVAAAQADTKEALASFDGTVLGALQETETALSAYGHALDRRTALQAARNEAEAAVNIARARQREGDIDSLALLDAERTFADAEADLAQADAFIADTQVDLFRALGGGWQKG from the coding sequence ATGCGTATCTTCCTCGCAACCGCTTCGGCCCTGGCGCTTGCCGCCTGCGCCGCCGGTCCCAACTATGTCGCGCCGACGCCGCCCCAGACCGCGGCCGGCAACTTCGTCGCCGCCAATCCCGCGGTGACCACCGACCCGGTCCAGGGCGACTGGTGGCGGCTCTACAAGGATCCGGTGCTCGACCAGCTCGTCACCGACGCGCTGGCTGCCAACACTGATATCCGCGTCGCCGTGGCGCGGATCGAGAAGGCGCGCGCGGCGCTGCGCGGCGCCAGGGCCGACCAGCTGCCCCAGGCGAGCCTGGGCGCCGGCGCCAATTACGGCCGCCTGCCCGAGAGCCAGCGTGCCCCCGGCGCGCCGCGCGAGGACTGGCAGGTCGATGCCGGGCTGAGCGTCAGCTATGAGGCCGACCTGTTCGGCCGGCTCAGCCGCGGCACCGCAGCCGCGCGTGGCGATGTCGGGGCTGCGGAGGCGGATGCCGATGCCGTCCGCGTGATCGTCGCCGCCGAGACCGCGCGCGCCTATGCCGACGCCTCCTCCGCCGCCGAACGGCTGGGGGTCGCCGAGCATATCGTCCAGCTGCTCGACCAGTCGATCACGCTGACCGAGCGCCGCCGCGGCGTCGGCCTTGCCACCCGCCTCGACACGGCCCGGATCGGCGCGCTGCGCAACCAGCGCCAGGCGCAGGTGCCGGCGCTCAAGGCCGAGCGCGATGCGGCGCTGTTCCGCCTCGCCACGCTGACCGGCCGCACCCCCGCGGACCTGCCTTCGGTGGCGGGCGCACGCAGCACGACGCTGCGGCTGAGCGACCCGATCCCGGTCGGCGACGGCGCCGCGCTGCTCGCCCGCCGGCCGGACATCCGCGCCGCCGAGCGCCGCCTCGCGGCCTCGACCGCGCGGATCGGCGTGGCGACCGCGGACCTCTATCCGCGCATCACCTTCGGCGCGTCGGCGGGCTCGACCGGCACCGATTTCGGCGACGTGTTCGGGGCAGGGCCGCTGCGCTGGCTCGCCGGCGGGCTGCTCAACTGGGCGATCAACCCGGGCCCGGCGCGCGCCCGCGTCGCCGCGGCGCAGGCGGATACCAAGGAAGCGCTCGCCAGCTTCGACGGCACCGTGCTCGGCGCGCTGCAGGAAACCGAGACCGCGCTCTCCGCCTATGGGCATGCGCTCGATCGGCGCACCGCGCTCCAGGCGGCGCGCAACGAGGCGGAAGCGGCGGTCAACATCGCCCGCGCCCGCCAGCGCGAAGGCGATATCGACTCGCTGGCGCTGCTCGATGCCGAGCGCACCTTCGCCGATGCCGAGGCCGACCTGGCCCAGGCGGACGCGTTCATCGCCGATACCCAGGTGGACCTGTTCCGCGCGCTGGGCGGCGGCTGGCAGAAGGGGTGA